Proteins from a genomic interval of Tenacibaculum sp. SZ-18:
- a CDS encoding YIP1 family protein yields the protein MKSIFFSIIWSSKGFNLMDNEFEDELFNKSYLLFGLFGVVNFLFNFDDTYETNKYFFHLVSFLLSVLIAIIFGFISSYILFKTGKILSGKATYLDIFAVLAYSFVPLSIGLLLILFFKDTYNLILYTSYLITLKILTFGLLKYNKYGILKTIVNISVLVAFFYLLYFILPHLVI from the coding sequence ATGAAATCTATATTTTTCTCAATAATTTGGAGCAGCAAAGGATTTAACTTAATGGATAACGAATTTGAAGATGAGTTATTTAATAAAAGTTATTTGTTATTTGGGTTATTTGGAGTTGTTAATTTCTTATTCAACTTTGATGATACTTACGAAACTAACAAGTACTTTTTTCATCTGGTTTCGTTTTTACTCTCTGTATTAATCGCAATCATATTTGGTTTTATATCTTCTTATATTCTATTCAAAACAGGTAAAATTCTTAGTGGAAAAGCTACCTATCTCGATATTTTTGCTGTTTTGGCATATTCCTTTGTTCCTTTAAGCATAGGCTTGTTATTAATTCTATTTTTTAAAGACACATACAACTTAATCTTATATACAAGTTATCTTATTACTTTAAAAATCTTAACATTTGGACTTCTTAAGTATAATAAATATGGAATTCTTAAAACCATAGTTAATATAAGTGTATTAGTAGCTTTTTTTTACTTATTGTACTTTATTTTGCCTCATTTAGTAATTTAA
- a CDS encoding fasciclin domain-containing protein produces MNFKKLSLLLLLSFSTSIAFANDNNDPIKNKKEDKTKETIVGVAASNKNFSTLVAAVKAANLVDVLNGDGPFTVFAPTNDAFNKLPQGTVPSLLKPENKKLLGAVLTYHVVAGKFDANAVVKAIKANNGKFVIKTVQGNNLTAMIKNGNVLLKDAKGNISKVIMTDVEASNGIIHAIDTVVMPQ; encoded by the coding sequence ATGAATTTCAAAAAATTATCACTTTTATTATTACTTTCTTTTTCTACCTCTATTGCTTTTGCAAATGATAATAATGATCCTATTAAAAATAAAAAGGAAGACAAAACAAAAGAAACTATTGTTGGTGTCGCTGCGTCAAATAAAAATTTCTCAACCCTTGTTGCTGCCGTTAAAGCTGCTAACTTGGTTGATGTATTAAACGGAGATGGTCCTTTTACGGTTTTCGCACCAACTAATGACGCTTTTAATAAGTTACCACAAGGTACCGTTCCATCTTTACTAAAGCCAGAAAATAAAAAGTTATTAGGTGCAGTATTAACATATCATGTTGTTGCTGGAAAATTTGATGCAAATGCCGTTGTCAAGGCTATCAAAGCTAATAATGGAAAATTTGTGATCAAGACAGTTCAAGGAAATAATTTAACTGCCATGATTAAGAATGGAAATGTACTATTAAAAGATGCTAAAGGGAATATTTCTAAAGTAATTATGACAGACGTTGAAGCGAGTAACGGAATTATCCATGCTATCGATACAGTTGTAATGCCTCAATAA
- the acs gene encoding acetate--CoA ligase, translated as MSNYHIKNLEEYFQVYRRSVRNPENFWEEIAEEHFLWRKRWDKVLDWDFTKPEVKWFEGAELNITENCIDRHLVTRGNKTAILFESNNPDEEAQHITYKELYDRVNKFANVLKAKGIKKGDRVCIYLPMIPELAISLLACARIGAIHSVVFAGFSSNALATRINDSECKMVITSDGSFRGSKTIDLKGIVDEALEDCTTIESVLVVKRIDSKITMKEGRDEWIQPLLNKASEHCDAEIMKAEDPLFILYTSGSTGKPKGMLHTTAGYMVYTAYTFKNVFQYRENDVYWCTADIGWITGHSYIVYGPLANGATTIMFEGVPSYPNYGRFWEIVEKHKVNQFYTAPTAIRALAKEGLGNVESHDLSSLKILGTVGEPINEEAWHWYDDNIGKGQSPIVDTWWQTETGGIMITPIPFSTPTKPTYATLPFPGIQTTLMDGDGNEIKGNQVEGRLCIKFPWPSMARTIWGNHQRYKETYFSTFENKYFTGDGALRDEVGYYRITGRVDDVIIVSGHNLGTAPIEDAINEHPAVAESAIVGFPHDIKGNALYGYVILKDTGESRLHENVRKEINQIITEQVGPIAKLDKIQFTKGLPKTRSGKIMRRILRKIASNDLSNLGDTSTLLNPEVVQGIINEAL; from the coding sequence ATGAGTAATTACCATATCAAAAATCTAGAAGAATATTTTCAAGTATATCGAAGATCAGTTAGAAATCCAGAGAATTTTTGGGAAGAAATTGCAGAGGAGCATTTCCTATGGAGAAAACGATGGGATAAAGTTTTAGATTGGGATTTTACCAAACCTGAGGTGAAATGGTTTGAAGGAGCTGAGTTAAATATTACTGAAAATTGTATTGATCGTCATTTGGTAACTCGAGGAAATAAAACTGCCATTTTATTTGAATCCAATAATCCTGATGAAGAAGCACAACATATTACGTATAAAGAATTATATGATAGAGTAAATAAATTTGCGAATGTGTTAAAAGCAAAAGGAATTAAAAAAGGAGATCGAGTTTGTATTTATTTACCAATGATTCCTGAATTAGCTATTTCGTTATTAGCATGTGCTCGAATTGGTGCAATTCACTCGGTTGTTTTTGCAGGGTTTTCTTCAAATGCCTTAGCTACTAGAATTAATGATTCAGAATGTAAAATGGTTATAACATCTGATGGCTCATTTAGGGGGAGTAAAACAATTGATTTAAAAGGTATTGTTGATGAAGCATTAGAAGATTGTACAACAATAGAGAGTGTATTGGTTGTGAAAAGAATTGATTCGAAAATTACAATGAAAGAAGGTAGAGATGAATGGATTCAACCCTTGTTAAATAAAGCTTCTGAGCACTGTGATGCAGAAATAATGAAAGCTGAAGATCCATTATTTATTCTCTATACTTCAGGATCAACAGGAAAGCCAAAAGGAATGTTACACACTACAGCAGGATATATGGTGTATACTGCTTACACGTTCAAAAATGTATTCCAATACAGAGAGAATGATGTGTATTGGTGTACAGCGGATATTGGTTGGATTACTGGTCATAGTTACATTGTATATGGACCATTAGCAAATGGAGCTACTACCATAATGTTTGAAGGAGTTCCAAGTTATCCAAATTACGGACGTTTTTGGGAAATTGTAGAAAAACATAAGGTAAATCAATTTTACACGGCACCAACTGCAATTAGAGCATTAGCAAAAGAAGGATTGGGTAATGTTGAATCTCATGATTTATCATCACTAAAAATTTTAGGTACTGTAGGAGAACCAATTAATGAGGAAGCTTGGCATTGGTATGATGACAACATCGGAAAGGGTCAAAGCCCGATTGTAGATACTTGGTGGCAAACAGAAACAGGAGGAATTATGATTACACCAATTCCTTTTTCAACTCCAACAAAACCAACATATGCAACATTACCTTTCCCAGGGATTCAAACAACATTAATGGATGGTGATGGGAATGAAATTAAAGGAAATCAAGTGGAAGGAAGGTTATGTATTAAGTTTCCTTGGCCATCTATGGCAAGAACTATTTGGGGAAATCACCAACGTTATAAAGAAACGTATTTTTCAACTTTTGAAAATAAATATTTTACAGGTGACGGAGCTTTACGTGATGAGGTTGGATATTATAGAATTACAGGAAGAGTGGATGATGTAATTATTGTTTCTGGACATAATTTAGGAACAGCACCAATTGAAGATGCGATTAATGAACATCCTGCCGTTGCTGAGTCCGCAATTGTTGGGTTCCCACATGATATCAAGGGAAATGCATTGTATGGATATGTTATTTTAAAAGATACAGGTGAGTCTAGGCTACATGAAAATGTTCGTAAAGAAATTAATCAAATAATTACTGAACAAGTTGGACCAATTGCAAAGCTTGATAAAATTCAATTTACAAAAGGATTGCCTAAAACACGTTCTGGAAAAATTATGCGACGAATTTTGAGAAAAATAGCTTCAAACGATTTGAGTAATCTGGGAGATACAAGTACACTTTTAAATCCAGAGGTTGTTCAAGGTATAATAAATGAAGCGCTTTAA
- a CDS encoding SAM hydrolase/SAM-dependent halogenase family protein: MALITLTTDFGLKDHFVSAVKGAIYSELPEARIVDITHEISPFNIAQTAYILKNAYKNFPKGTIHIIGVDSELSIQNKHIAILLDEHYFICPDNGIISMIASEVYPTKIVEINIHNHIESSFPVLDVFVKVASFIARGGKLSVIGKATEDYKKMVEIQPKVNQEKNIIVGGVIYIDNYGNVISNISKKMFNDIGKDRPFKITARRYTFDKINNQYNDIVDFDYADIRAFDGKKLALFNSANYLEIAIFRSNLKTVGGASTLLGLRYRDRITVEFTNPSTPEFTTI; the protein is encoded by the coding sequence ATGGCACTTATCACTTTAACTACTGATTTTGGATTAAAAGATCATTTTGTTAGTGCGGTTAAAGGTGCTATTTATTCTGAATTGCCAGAAGCTCGAATTGTTGACATTACCCATGAAATTAGTCCTTTCAACATTGCACAAACTGCTTATATTTTAAAAAACGCATACAAAAACTTTCCAAAAGGAACAATTCATATAATAGGTGTTGATTCTGAATTAAGCATTCAAAATAAACATATTGCAATTCTTTTAGATGAACATTATTTTATCTGTCCTGATAATGGAATTATTTCTATGATTGCTTCCGAAGTATATCCAACGAAAATTGTTGAAATAAACATTCACAATCATATTGAAAGTAGTTTTCCTGTTTTGGATGTTTTTGTAAAAGTTGCCAGTTTTATTGCAAGAGGTGGAAAATTAAGTGTAATTGGTAAAGCTACAGAAGATTATAAAAAAATGGTTGAAATTCAACCAAAAGTGAATCAAGAGAAAAACATAATTGTAGGAGGCGTTATTTATATTGATAATTACGGCAACGTTATTAGTAATATCAGTAAAAAAATGTTTAATGATATTGGTAAAGACAGACCTTTTAAAATTACCGCACGACGCTACACTTTTGATAAAATTAATAATCAATACAATGATATTGTAGACTTTGATTATGCAGATATTCGTGCTTTTGATGGAAAAAAATTAGCTTTATTTAATTCAGCTAATTATTTAGAAATTGCCATTTTCAGAAGTAACTTAAAAACTGTTGGTGGTGCTTCAACCTTATTAGGTTTGAGATACAGAGATAGAATTACTGTTGAATTTACAAACCCAAGCACTCCAGAATTTACTACTATTTAA
- the gldG gene encoding gliding motility-associated ABC transporter substrate-binding protein GldG, protein MSKNLKKILFVLVGLLLANFISSSLFTRFDLTKDKRYTLSDVSKNIVNKLDKNLIVNVYLEGDFPSEFKRLQIETRQFLEELQAENTNIRFRFINPDDIREDLVKNGMMPSQLTVEEDGKLSEAIIFPWAAIFYGEKAISVSLLPNTMAKSQEKQLGNAISSLEYSFVNAIELITQKKRKKIAVLSGNGELEDIRLYSFLSALGKKYSLAKFTLDSVEKDPSKTIDQLKQYDLSIIAKPSQKFTQEEKLVLDQYIMNGGKSLWMIDNLYSDTDSLYNEGKMLAYRRDLDLTDLLFSYGVRINNKLVQDLYASKLTLASGNLGNQAQFESYDWFYHPLVEGNPNHPITKNILPVRFQFTTQIDTLKKNIKKTPLLVSSVLSKLSGAPTIIELESIAKEPIQQEYTAGSQLLAVLLEGNFNSAYENRTKPFNYRDYKKVSPETKMVVIADGDIAKNQILKGKPYDLGLDKWTQQRFGNKDFLLNTVDYLLDDSGLISLRNKTVQLNSLDKKKAFQERGFWQFFNIVLPLTLLLVFGFAFNYWRKRKYS, encoded by the coding sequence ATGAGTAAAAATTTGAAAAAGATTCTTTTTGTTTTAGTAGGATTACTTTTAGCAAACTTTATTAGTTCTTCGCTTTTTACGCGTTTCGATTTAACAAAAGATAAGCGATATACTCTTTCAGATGTTTCAAAAAACATAGTCAATAAACTTGATAAAAACTTAATTGTAAATGTGTATTTAGAAGGAGATTTTCCTTCTGAATTTAAACGTTTACAAATTGAAACGCGTCAATTTTTAGAAGAACTTCAAGCAGAAAATACAAATATTCGTTTTCGCTTTATCAATCCAGACGATATCCGAGAAGATTTGGTTAAAAACGGAATGATGCCAAGTCAACTAACTGTCGAAGAGGATGGTAAACTTTCTGAAGCCATTATATTTCCTTGGGCAGCAATATTTTATGGTGAAAAAGCCATTAGTGTTTCTTTACTTCCCAATACAATGGCAAAATCGCAAGAGAAGCAGTTAGGAAATGCTATTTCTTCTCTAGAATATTCATTCGTAAATGCGATTGAATTAATCACTCAAAAGAAAAGAAAAAAAATCGCGGTTTTATCTGGAAATGGTGAGTTAGAAGATATAAGGCTATATAGCTTTTTAAGTGCACTTGGTAAAAAATATAGCTTGGCAAAATTTACTTTAGATTCAGTTGAAAAGGATCCTTCAAAAACAATTGATCAACTCAAACAATATGATTTATCAATTATAGCCAAACCATCTCAAAAATTCACACAGGAAGAGAAACTGGTCTTAGATCAATACATTATGAATGGTGGAAAATCATTATGGATGATTGACAACTTATATTCAGATACTGATAGTTTGTATAATGAAGGAAAAATGTTGGCCTACAGACGAGATCTTGATTTAACTGATTTATTATTCAGCTATGGAGTTAGAATCAACAACAAATTAGTTCAAGATTTATATGCTTCAAAACTAACCTTAGCTTCAGGAAATTTAGGAAATCAAGCTCAATTTGAAAGTTACGACTGGTTTTATCATCCTTTAGTAGAAGGAAACCCCAATCATCCAATAACCAAAAATATTTTACCTGTTCGATTTCAGTTTACAACGCAGATTGACACGTTAAAAAAGAATATCAAAAAAACACCTCTACTGGTAAGCTCAGTATTATCGAAACTTTCTGGAGCTCCAACTATTATAGAATTAGAGAGTATAGCTAAAGAACCTATTCAGCAAGAATATACCGCGGGAAGTCAATTATTAGCAGTTTTATTAGAAGGTAATTTCAATTCTGCTTACGAAAATAGAACCAAACCATTTAACTATAGAGATTATAAAAAAGTTTCTCCTGAAACTAAAATGGTTGTTATTGCCGATGGTGATATTGCAAAAAATCAGATTTTAAAAGGAAAACCGTACGATTTAGGTTTAGATAAGTGGACACAGCAACGCTTTGGGAATAAAGATTTCTTATTAAATACCGTAGATTATCTACTGGACGATTCGGGTTTAATTTCTTTGAGAAACAAAACGGTTCAATTGAATAGTTTAGATAAGAAAAAGGCTTTTCAAGAGCGAGGTTTCTGGCAATTTTTCAATATAGTTTTACCACTTACTTTATTGTTAGTTTTTGGTTTCGCATTTAATTATTGGAGAAAAAGAAAGTATAGTTAA
- the gldF gene encoding gliding motility-associated ABC transporter permease subunit GldF has protein sequence MKSIFKKEFNSFFASPVAYLVIGVFLLVNGLFLWVLKDNFNILNAGFADLNSFFFIAPWLFLFLIPAITMKSFADEFNTGTLEILKTKPLTDWQIVLGKYSASLFLVVVALIPTLTYVYSIYALGNPVGNLDLGSIIGSYFGMLFLASGYCAIGLFTSTLSKNQIVAFILAVFISFFMFYGFDAIANLLGSSEFYVRQFGFNEHFKSISRGVIDTRDIVYFVSVTFFFLFATKNRLDHE, from the coding sequence ATGAAATCAATATTTAAAAAAGAATTTAACTCGTTTTTTGCTTCTCCTGTAGCCTATTTGGTTATTGGAGTTTTTTTACTTGTAAACGGACTGTTTTTATGGGTTTTAAAAGATAACTTCAATATTTTAAACGCTGGATTTGCCGATTTAAATTCTTTCTTTTTTATCGCTCCTTGGTTATTTTTATTTTTAATTCCTGCAATAACAATGAAGAGTTTTGCAGACGAATTTAATACTGGAACTCTTGAAATATTAAAAACGAAACCCTTAACAGATTGGCAAATTGTTTTAGGAAAATATTCAGCTTCTTTGTTTTTAGTTGTTGTAGCTCTTATCCCAACATTGACTTATGTGTATTCCATTTATGCATTAGGTAACCCAGTAGGAAATTTAGATTTAGGAAGTATTATAGGTTCTTATTTTGGCATGTTGTTTTTAGCTTCAGGATATTGTGCTATTGGATTATTTACCTCCACCCTTTCTAAAAATCAAATCGTTGCATTTATACTAGCCGTTTTTATTTCATTTTTTATGTTTTATGGCTTTGATGCAATTGCTAATTTATTAGGGAGTTCTGAGTTTTATGTTCGTCAGTTTGGTTTTAACGAACATTTTAAAAGTATTAGTCGTGGAGTAATTGACACTAGAGATATTGTTTACTTTGTAAGTGTGACATTCTTCTTCTTATTTGCAACCAAAAATCGATTAGATCATGAGTAA
- a CDS encoding putative quinol monooxygenase: protein MFVRIVKMNFQSETIPTFLENFDKKKEFIRNFPGCRLLELYRDKTNPNIFFTYSYWDEEEDLENYRHSELFQNIWAETKVFFNDKPLAWSVDKVVSLP, encoded by the coding sequence ATGTTTGTACGAATTGTAAAAATGAATTTTCAATCTGAAACAATTCCAACCTTTTTAGAAAACTTTGATAAGAAGAAAGAATTTATACGAAATTTCCCCGGATGTCGTTTATTAGAGTTGTATAGAGATAAAACAAATCCAAACATATTTTTTACCTATAGCTATTGGGACGAAGAAGAAGATTTAGAAAATTACAGACACTCTGAATTATTCCAGAATATTTGGGCAGAGACAAAAGTATTTTTTAACGATAAACCACTAGCTTGGAGTGTAGATAAAGTGGTAAGTTTACCTTAA
- a CDS encoding PhoH family protein produces MNERVIELTEINPKEFFGAQNSTLSLLKTYFPKIKIVARGNKLKIYGDPEILDEFEKRLERLIKYYDRYNNLDENSIERILTSNGKEEEERKFGDNSEILVHGVSGKIIKPQTENQRKMVKIMRENDLLFAVGPAGTGKTYTAVALAVKALKEKEVRRIILTRPAVESGENLGFLPGDLKEKLDPYMQPLYDALRDMIPSEKLQVYLENGTIQIAPLAFMRGRTLDNAFVILDEAQNTTHAQMKMFLTRMGMRAKFVITGDPGQIDLPRKQVSGLKEALLALKSIDGVGQIYLDDKDVVRHRLVKKIIKAYKSIETE; encoded by the coding sequence TTGAACGAAAGAGTAATTGAACTTACAGAAATCAATCCTAAAGAATTCTTTGGTGCTCAAAACAGCACACTATCCCTTTTAAAAACTTATTTTCCTAAAATTAAGATTGTTGCTCGCGGTAATAAACTTAAAATTTATGGAGATCCTGAAATTTTAGATGAGTTTGAAAAGCGTTTAGAACGTTTGATAAAGTACTATGATCGCTATAATAATCTTGATGAAAATAGTATTGAACGTATATTAACTTCTAACGGAAAAGAAGAGGAGGAACGTAAGTTTGGAGATAATAGTGAAATTCTTGTCCATGGAGTTAGCGGAAAAATAATTAAACCGCAAACTGAAAATCAACGTAAAATGGTAAAAATCATGCGAGAAAATGATTTATTATTTGCAGTTGGTCCAGCAGGAACAGGAAAAACATACACAGCTGTTGCTTTAGCCGTAAAAGCTTTAAAAGAAAAAGAAGTTAGAAGAATAATTTTAACAAGACCTGCTGTAGAATCAGGAGAGAATTTAGGATTTCTTCCAGGAGATCTTAAAGAAAAATTAGATCCGTATATGCAACCATTATATGATGCATTACGCGATATGATTCCTTCTGAAAAACTACAAGTGTATCTTGAAAACGGAACGATACAAATTGCTCCCTTAGCATTTATGCGTGGTAGAACTTTAGATAATGCTTTTGTTATTTTGGATGAAGCTCAAAATACAACACACGCTCAAATGAAAATGTTTTTAACCCGCATGGGAATGCGTGCGAAATTTGTAATTACTGGTGATCCTGGTCAAATAGATTTGCCTAGAAAGCAAGTTTCAGGACTAAAAGAGGCATTACTTGCATTAAAAAGTATTGATGGCGTTGGGCAGATTTATTTGGATGATAAGGATGTAGTTCGTCATAGATTAGTGAAGAAGATTATTAAAGCTTACAAGAGTATAGAAACAGAATAG
- a CDS encoding suppressor of fused domain protein yields the protein MNKNVPNSVQIIDNHLDLFFDESTDIVVFDEIESETIHRDIFFIKATEDRPFNILLSCGMSALPMNVPSDIDSSEYAEVMILLPKEWNLEYESFSDERNYWPIRIMKELMILPHPNKTWLGFGHSLGHEDDDELAEGIGFNSVLLVNSVELSEEFTQITLDDNKTIDIYTIIPLYKEELEFKKKHGTMKLLEKFDEFGIEEIVKLGRKNVCK from the coding sequence ATGAACAAAAACGTACCAAATAGTGTTCAAATTATAGATAATCATCTTGATCTTTTTTTTGATGAAAGTACCGACATTGTAGTATTCGATGAAATAGAATCTGAAACTATTCATAGAGATATTTTCTTTATAAAAGCAACAGAAGATAGACCTTTCAATATTTTATTGAGTTGTGGTATGAGCGCTTTACCCATGAATGTGCCTAGTGATATTGATTCATCTGAATATGCAGAAGTAATGATATTGCTTCCTAAAGAATGGAATTTAGAATACGAATCATTCAGTGATGAAAGGAATTATTGGCCGATTAGGATTATGAAAGAATTAATGATACTTCCTCATCCAAACAAAACTTGGTTAGGATTTGGACATTCTTTAGGTCATGAGGATGATGATGAGCTTGCAGAAGGAATTGGTTTCAACTCAGTACTACTTGTTAACTCTGTAGAGCTTTCAGAGGAATTTACTCAAATCACTTTGGATGATAATAAAACTATTGATATTTATACGATAATTCCACTTTATAAAGAAGAATTAGAATTTAAAAAGAAACATGGCACTATGAAGTTACTAGAAAAATTTGACGAGTTTGGAATTGAAGAAATAGTAAAACTGGGACGTAAAAATGTTTGTAAATAA
- a CDS encoding phosphoribosylaminoimidazolesuccinocarboxamide synthase, which produces MNTINETNFNFPGQKSVYKGKVREVYNINDEVLVMIASDRLSAFDVILPRQIPFKGQILNQIATKMMNDTADIVPNWLVANPDENVAVGHLCEPFKVEMVIRGYLSGHAAREYNAGKRMLCGVAMAEGMKENDKFPDPMITPSTKADNGEHDEDISREEIIAKGIVSEEDYLVLENYTKKLFERGTEIAAKRGLILVDTKYEFGRTKDGKIVLIDEIHTPDSSRYFYEEGYSERQEKGEKQKQLSKEFVRQWLIENEFQGKDGQQIPEMNDDKILEISNRYIELYEQITGEKFIKANTENILERIEKNISNYLEVK; this is translated from the coding sequence ATGAATACAATTAACGAAACGAATTTTAACTTTCCTGGTCAAAAATCTGTTTACAAAGGAAAGGTTAGAGAAGTTTATAATATTAACGATGAAGTTCTAGTTATGATTGCTTCAGATCGTTTGTCGGCTTTCGATGTAATTTTGCCTCGACAAATTCCATTTAAAGGACAAATCCTAAATCAGATTGCGACAAAAATGATGAATGATACTGCTGATATCGTTCCGAATTGGTTAGTTGCAAATCCAGATGAAAATGTAGCAGTAGGTCATCTTTGTGAACCTTTCAAAGTAGAAATGGTTATACGAGGGTATTTATCAGGTCATGCAGCTCGTGAATATAATGCTGGTAAGAGAATGCTATGTGGTGTGGCTATGGCAGAAGGAATGAAAGAAAATGATAAATTTCCTGACCCAATGATTACTCCATCAACAAAAGCAGATAATGGTGAACATGATGAAGATATTTCTAGAGAAGAAATTATAGCCAAAGGGATAGTTTCAGAAGAAGATTATCTTGTTTTAGAAAATTACACAAAAAAGTTGTTCGAAAGAGGGACAGAAATAGCAGCCAAAAGAGGATTGATTTTAGTTGATACGAAATACGAATTTGGTAGAACAAAGGATGGAAAAATTGTATTGATTGATGAAATACATACACCAGATTCTTCTCGCTATTTTTATGAAGAAGGATATTCGGAGCGTCAAGAAAAGGGAGAGAAACAAAAACAATTGTCTAAAGAATTTGTTCGCCAATGGTTAATTGAAAATGAATTTCAAGGAAAAGATGGTCAACAAATTCCTGAAATGAATGATGATAAAATATTAGAAATCTCCAACAGATATATTGAGTTGTATGAGCAAATAACAGGAGAGAAGTTTATAAAAGCGAATACAGAGAATATTTTAGAGAGGATTGAAAAAAATATTAGTAATTACTTAGAAGTAAAATAA
- a CDS encoding outer membrane beta-barrel protein, producing the protein MKIKTLQLLVVLMTVSSSFGQTEKGKFLIGLNTPLSFSSNSSRIINNSSGSSFENDSSTIFSFSPQVGYSIIDNLFLGLDLSFSFSSSENNTSETNSNTFVVAPFVKYYYPTKNDFNFFGQFKYGFGRSNSKLENIGFIDPMIPSVIEWENNIEELLLGFGVGYFVHEILNIELSINYQNTFYDSFANFSGDQLAIDTFSASIGFSLFL; encoded by the coding sequence ATGAAAATTAAAACTTTACAATTGCTAGTTGTATTAATGACTGTCTCGTCATCATTTGGTCAAACAGAAAAAGGAAAATTTTTAATAGGATTAAATACACCTTTATCTTTTTCAAGCAATTCTTCTCGAATTATAAATAATTCCTCAGGTTCTAGCTTTGAAAATGATTCATCTACTATTTTTAGTTTTTCTCCTCAGGTTGGTTATTCTATTATTGATAATCTTTTTCTTGGGCTAGATTTATCTTTTTCTTTTTCTAGTTCAGAAAATAATACATCAGAAACAAACTCAAATACCTTTGTAGTTGCACCATTTGTTAAATATTATTATCCAACAAAGAATGATTTTAACTTTTTTGGACAATTTAAATATGGCTTTGGTCGTTCTAATTCGAAACTAGAAAATATTGGATTTATTGATCCTATGATTCCTTCTGTTATCGAGTGGGAAAATAATATTGAAGAACTCCTTTTAGGGTTTGGAGTAGGTTATTTTGTTCATGAAATATTAAACATAGAGCTATCAATTAATTATCAAAATACATTTTATGATAGCTTTGCTAATTTTAGTGGAGATCAATTGGCTATTGACACATTTAGTGCATCCATAGGATTTTCTTTATTTTTATAA
- a CDS encoding glyoxalase, with the protein MISKLDIRPKLELTAIGRTEGFQNVTLRPILKLQHDIFILMYRNWAEKHRVKLVSINQDEFSNILENSFSRNNVVKNQLLGIVIGQFTVNEFEEYKLESSEYNKRIFTMIKKRLFDSFEELKS; encoded by the coding sequence ATGATAAGTAAATTAGATATTAGACCTAAATTAGAGTTAACCGCAATTGGCAGAACAGAAGGGTTTCAAAATGTTACCTTACGCCCTATTTTAAAACTACAACACGATATTTTCATACTCATGTATAGGAATTGGGCGGAAAAGCATAGAGTGAAATTAGTTTCCATAAATCAGGATGAGTTTAGTAATATCCTTGAAAACTCGTTTTCTAGAAATAATGTTGTTAAAAATCAACTACTCGGAATTGTTATTGGCCAGTTTACAGTAAATGAATTTGAAGAGTATAAATTAGAGTCATCAGAGTATAATAAAAGGATTTTTACAATGATTAAAAAGAGACTTTTTGATAGCTTTGAAGAATTAAAAAGTTAA